From Planctomycetia bacterium:
CAAGGGAGTTCTTCACGCAGCCGAGGAAACACGCCGGAGCGCGGGCCGTTCGATAGGATGCCGTGATGGTCCCACGAGCCGATGTTCAGCGACACGACCGGCACGCCGGCCTCGACCAGCCGACGAGCCATGAGGAACTTCGTCGTGAGCCAAGAGATCGGACTCGAATAGTCGAACGAGCTGGCGTAAAAGGAACGGTCGGGACCGTAGCGCTCGCGCACCTTCGCCGGCTCTTTGGCGACGTCCAATGCTTCGAGCACCTCGGGCGAGGTGAGCATCGCCAAGGCGCGGCGCGTGTATTCATCCATGCCGGCCATGTTGCCGCGCTGATCGATGTCGCGGCGCATGTTGTCGAGACGTTTCAAGAGCGAGGCGCGATCTTGCAAACGCTCCGGCGTCACTTGAATTTGGCGATGCGCCATCTGCCCGGAGATCGGCTCGAAAGGTCGATGCCCTGCGCCGACGTATAACGGGTCTTCCGGATGCACGCGCTGCAAAATGCTCGGAGCATGGTTGCACAGGCTCACATACGGCGGCAACGCGGCCGACGAGGGAGGATGGATGCGGCTGACGATCGCGCCGAGCGGCGGCCGCTTGTGCTTCGGCGCGAACCCGCTGAAGACTTCTTGCGGATCGTGGTCTTGCGGCAGCTCGTTGTGGAATTGCAGATCGCGCACGACGGCGAACTTGTCGGCCATCCGGGCCAGGCGCGGCATCAGCTCGCAGATCTCGAGGCCGGGCACGTTCGTTTCGATCG
This genomic window contains:
- a CDS encoding DUF1501 domain-containing protein, with the translated sequence MLTLSGRGSQTCDRVARRDFLRLGGFAAGGLALPDILRLRAESGARRSRKSVILIHMMGGPSQIDTFDMKPRAPNEYRGEFRPIETNVPGLEICELMPRLARMADKFAVVRDLQFHNELPQDHDPQEVFSGFAPKHKRPPLGAIVSRIHPPSSAALPPYVSLCNHAPSILQRVHPEDPLYVGAGHRPFEPISGQMAHRQIQVTPERLQDRASLLKRLDNMRRDIDQRGNMAGMDEYTRRALAMLTSPEVLEALDVAKEPAKVRERYGPDRSFYASSFDYSSPISWLTTKFLMARRLVEAGVPVVSLNIGSWDHHGILSNGPRSGVFPRLREELPWFDQAFSALVLDLEERGLLDDVAIVAWGEMGRTPRINRQAGRDHWQESGFALLAGGGLRTGQAIGSTDKYAARPRGNPHSAENVFATLYHVLGIDTRQTIPDLTGRPQFLLDDQKPIRELI